Part of the Aggregicoccus sp. 17bor-14 genome, CTAGTTGGACTGCGCGAGATGCGCACGCGCAGTGCGGCGTGCGCCCTTAGCGTGAGGGCGAGCGGGCGAGGTGGCGCGGAGGCGGGGCGCGCGCCCCGTGCGCGTGCCAGTGGCCCTCTCGGGCGCTGTCGGCGTGGCGCTGCTCGGCGCGGATGCGTCCGGCGGCGTGCGCGAGGCTGCGTGGGGGGCCAAGCAGCTCGGCCAGCACGCGCGCCACGTGCGGTACGGTAATGCGTACCCTTTTTTTTCCAGCCAGCGCTTCTCGCGCACGAGAAACCACAGCGCCATGAGGCACAGCGTCATGTGGTGGTGCCAGCCCGTCCAGCCGCGCACCTCATACTCGTCCAGGCCCACCTCGCCCTTCGCGTAGCGCAGGGCCTCCTCGACGCCGTGGCGACAGGAGGCCACGCGCACCAAGTCCTCGAGTCGGCAGCGGGTGTCGGTGCACAGGTAGTACCAGCGCTTGTCGGAAGTGAGGCTGTCCACCACCAGCAGCACCTCGGTGCGCGTGGAGCCGTCCTCGCGCCGGCAGCGCACGCGCACGCGGGCGGCCCGCACGGGCATGGGGCCCGCCTCGCCGTCGCGCAGGCAGAAAGTCCTCCAGGCGCGCTGGGGCAGTCCGTCCGCCCACGCGGCCGCGTGCGTCCAGCGGCCGCTCGCCACCGGCTGCACCTTCGCCTTGGCGCCCGGCACCTCCAGCACGTAGCGCTCGCCCGCCTCGAAGAGG contains:
- a CDS encoding IS701 family transposase; the encoded protein is MARAAAAAPLRALEPADVADIRQRLSDFLQPFAALLVRAEQRAHLRCYVEGRLAPLRRRTVEPIALQAQAKVRPLQHFVGQGAWDDGCLREALACVVGEELGAARGVLVLDSSGFQKCGPASVGVQRQYCGRLGKQDNCQVGEFLAYAARGACVLVDCRLYLPGMWAAHPQVREACGVPDEVQFEEGWRLALGMVLRTGRHLPHRWVVGDDAYGQVCALRDALFEAGERYVLEVPGAKAKVQPVASGRWTHAAAWADGLPQRAWRTFCLRDGEAGPMPVRAARVRVRCRREDGSTRTEVLLVVDSLTSDKRWYYLCTDTRCRLEDLVRVASCRHGVEEALRYAKGEVGLDEYEVRGWTGWHHHMTLCLMALWFLVREKRWLEKKGYALPYRTWRACWPSCLAPHAASRTPPDASAPSSATPTAPERATGTRTGRAPRLRATSPARPHAKGARRTARAHLAQSN